A region of Sphingomonas sp. DNA encodes the following proteins:
- a CDS encoding FAD-dependent oxidoreductase, giving the protein MYALRRRAFLGSAASALALPGCVTTNAVSPAAPRGCLPPVNVAPNRVIRTVAGLRPYRASGFVVRAEALGDKRLVHNYGHGGAGITLCWGTSKLAVELGLQGHQGPVAVIGAGAVGLTTARLVQEAGFPVTIYAKALPPDTTSNIAGGQWSPYGHYRDSAVTSAWRAQLEAALDYSWRRFQIMIGEDSGVRWLTTYAESGGDGEPDRYHPAARRLGRDEHPFPTGNIIAFDTMYVETGRFLFQLQRDIQIAGGVIRVREFHAPTDIASLLETLVFNCTGLGAHGLFGDTELTPIRGQLAVLLPQPEIRYAYTGSAGYMFPRADGIILGGTFERGVWDAATQPEAIARIVERHRRLFSALRCTA; this is encoded by the coding sequence ATGTACGCGCTTCGCCGCCGTGCCTTTCTCGGTTCCGCCGCTTCGGCGCTGGCCCTGCCCGGCTGCGTCACCACCAATGCCGTGTCGCCGGCCGCCCCGCGCGGCTGCCTGCCGCCAGTCAATGTCGCGCCCAATCGGGTGATCCGCACCGTCGCCGGCCTGCGCCCCTATCGCGCCTCCGGCTTCGTGGTCCGCGCCGAGGCGCTGGGGGACAAACGCCTCGTCCACAATTACGGCCATGGCGGCGCCGGCATCACCTTGTGCTGGGGCACGTCGAAGCTGGCCGTGGAGCTGGGGCTGCAAGGGCATCAAGGCCCGGTCGCGGTGATCGGCGCCGGCGCGGTCGGGCTCACCACCGCGCGGCTGGTGCAGGAAGCGGGCTTCCCGGTCACGATCTACGCCAAGGCGCTGCCGCCCGACACGACCTCCAACATCGCCGGCGGCCAGTGGAGCCCCTATGGCCATTATCGCGACAGCGCGGTGACGTCCGCCTGGCGCGCCCAGCTGGAAGCCGCGCTCGACTATAGCTGGCGCCGCTTCCAGATCATGATCGGCGAAGATAGCGGCGTCCGCTGGCTCACCACCTATGCCGAAAGCGGCGGGGACGGCGAGCCGGACCGCTACCATCCCGCCGCCCGCCGCCTCGGGCGCGACGAGCACCCCTTCCCAACCGGCAATATCATCGCCTTCGACACCATGTATGTCGAAACCGGCCGCTTCCTCTTCCAGCTCCAGCGCGACATCCAGATCGCCGGCGGCGTCATCCGGGTGCGCGAATTCCACGCGCCGACCGACATCGCCTCCCTTCTCGAAACCCTGGTCTTCAACTGCACCGGCCTCGGCGCCCACGGCCTGTTCGGCGACACCGAGCTGACCCCGATCCGCGGCCAGCTCGCCGTGCTGCTGCCCCAGCCGGAGATCCGCTACGCCTATACCGGATCGGCAGGCTACATGTTCCCGCGCGCCGACGGCATCATCCTCGGCGGCACGTTCGAGCGCGGCGTGTGGGACGCGGCGACACAGCCGGAGGCTATCGCCCGGATCGTCGAGCGGCACCGGCGGCTCTTCTCCGCCCTGCGCTGCACGGCTTGA
- a CDS encoding GFA family protein — protein MPTGHCHCGAIRYEVTGDPVYKALCHCDDCRRHAGAPVVGWAAFPGNALTVQSGTAKVYASSENGRRHFCPDCGTGLFYYNETVLPGLVDIQIATLDDPGAMAPDIHVQAAERLGWMAKAHELPAFDRYPAPE, from the coding sequence ATGCCCACCGGACACTGCCATTGCGGCGCCATTCGTTACGAAGTGACGGGCGATCCCGTCTACAAGGCGCTGTGCCATTGCGACGATTGCCGGCGCCATGCCGGCGCGCCCGTCGTGGGCTGGGCGGCCTTTCCGGGCAACGCGCTCACCGTCCAGTCCGGCACCGCGAAGGTCTATGCCTCGTCCGAAAATGGCCGGCGGCACTTCTGCCCCGACTGCGGCACGGGCCTGTTCTACTATAACGAGACCGTTCTGCCCGGACTTGTCGATATCCAGATCGCGACGCTCGACGATCCGGGCGCGATGGCGCCGGACATCCATGTCCAGGCCGCCGAACGGCTGGGCTGGATGGCGAAGGCGCACGAACTGCCCGCCTTCGATCGTTATCCGGCGCCGGAATGA
- the hslU gene encoding ATP-dependent protease ATPase subunit HslU gives MNDALTPKAVVAALDSHIIGQREAKRAVAVALRNRWRRQQLGADLRDEVTPKNILMIGPTGCGKTEISRRLAKLADAPFVKVEATKFTEVGYVGRDVEQIARDLVEEAVRLEKERRREAVREAASNAAMERLLDALTGKDASLATRESFRQRLIDNSMNDREVEIEVSDQPSTPFEIPGMGGQVGMINLSDIMGKAMGQQPRKKRKMRVAEAWDKLVEEEQDKRLDADDVNRVALRDAEANGIVFLDEIDKIAVSDVRGGSVSREGVQRDLLPLIEGTTVATKYGPMKTDHILFIASGAFHVAKPSDLLPELQGRLPIRVELKALTEEDFVRILSDTRASLTEQYRALLATESVTIDFTEDGISALARIAAEVNESLENIGARRLQTVMEKLLEDVSFEAEERGGETVRIDAAYVEAQLADIARDADLSKYVL, from the coding sequence ATGAACGACGCCCTCACCCCCAAGGCGGTGGTCGCCGCGCTCGATTCCCACATCATCGGCCAGCGCGAGGCCAAGCGCGCCGTCGCGGTCGCCCTGCGCAACCGCTGGCGCCGCCAGCAGCTCGGTGCGGATCTGCGCGACGAGGTGACGCCGAAGAACATCCTGATGATCGGCCCCACCGGCTGCGGCAAGACCGAGATCAGCCGGCGTCTCGCCAAGCTCGCCGACGCGCCCTTCGTGAAGGTCGAGGCGACCAAGTTCACCGAGGTCGGCTATGTCGGCCGCGATGTCGAGCAGATCGCCCGCGACCTGGTCGAGGAGGCGGTGCGGCTGGAGAAGGAGCGCCGCCGCGAGGCGGTGCGCGAGGCCGCGTCCAACGCGGCGATGGAGCGGTTGCTTGACGCCCTGACCGGCAAGGATGCCAGCCTCGCCACCCGCGAATCCTTCCGCCAGCGGCTGATCGACAACAGCATGAACGACAGGGAGGTCGAGATCGAGGTTTCCGACCAGCCCTCCACCCCGTTCGAGATCCCCGGCATGGGCGGCCAGGTCGGCATGATCAACCTCAGCGACATCATGGGCAAGGCGATGGGGCAGCAGCCCCGCAAGAAGCGCAAGATGCGCGTCGCCGAAGCCTGGGACAAGCTGGTCGAGGAGGAGCAGGACAAGCGCCTCGACGCCGACGACGTGAACCGGGTCGCGCTGCGCGACGCCGAGGCGAACGGCATCGTCTTCCTCGACGAGATCGACAAGATCGCGGTCAGCGACGTGCGCGGCGGCTCGGTCAGCCGCGAGGGCGTGCAGCGCGACCTCCTGCCGCTGATCGAGGGCACGACGGTCGCCACCAAATACGGCCCGATGAAGACCGATCACATCCTCTTCATCGCGTCCGGTGCCTTCCACGTCGCCAAGCCCAGCGATCTGCTCCCGGAGCTTCAGGGCCGCCTGCCGATCCGCGTCGAGCTGAAAGCGCTCACCGAAGAGGATTTCGTCCGCATCCTCTCCGACACGCGCGCCAGCCTCACCGAGCAATATCGCGCCCTGCTCGCCACCGAAAGCGTGACCATCGACTTCACCGAGGACGGCATCAGCGCGCTCGCTCGCATCGCCGCCGAGGTGAACGAGAGCCTGGAGAATATCGGCGCGCGCCGGCTCCAGACCGTGATGGAGAAATTGCTGGAGGATGTGAGCTTCGAGGCGGAGGAGCGCGGCGGCGAGACGGTGCGGATCGACGCCGCTTATGTCGAGGCCCAGCTCGCCGACATCGCGCGCGATGCCGATCTCAGCAAATATGTGCTCTAG